The sequence aagttgtggagattcctcgcgaacgggataagaaaagaaaagcataacactgtggtattcaagttgatcattggatcacttgagaggagttgagtgcaactctcgtccgttgggacgccacaacgtggagtaggcaagttttgtacttggccgaaccacgggataaatcattgtgtcttctctgtgttgaattctttgtgattatcgtattgtgcaagaccttctctctagccacttggcgattattgtgctaacacttaacaagtttttgtggctataagtttaagtttcacaggatcacctattcaccccccccctctaggtgctctcaggagttgagtgcaactctcgtccgttgggacgccacaacgtggagtaggcaagttttgtacttggctgaaccacgggataaatcactgtgtcttctctgtgttgaattctttgtgattatcgtattgtgcaagaccttctctctagccacttggcgattattgtgctaacacttaacaagtttttgtggctataagtttaagtttcacaggatcacctattcaccccccctctaggtgctctcaacaatgACCGAGCTGTGGGGTCAGCTGGAGACATCTCGATCGGTCATATGAACGTTCGATGCTCGTGTCGCGGTCTTCAGGCGTGATTGGCCCTCATAGAGGCTTGTGCAACGAGTATGCCACTTGCCCTGCTTCTCAATCTATTTATGCCTCTCGACGACGCTGAGACTTATGTTTCTCTTTATCTTCTGAGCTGGGCAAGAGGCCAAGTTGGCGGAGCTGCACCGAGAGGTCGATTCGGTGACCCAGAGCATCCGTACACGTGGAGCAACTTGCGTGCAGCGCTTGCTCGACATTCCAAGTCGCGTTCAGAACGTCGTTCACCTCGGCATCCACCATGGGGCCGCTATTGCCCTGGCCATCGCCCAATTTCGCATTGGGGTTGACCTTCGTGCCCTGGTGATCCCTTCTCAGGGCGCCCCGTCCATGGTCTTCAAGAACCTTATCCAGGGGTACAACGATGTAATACCCTAACTTTGGGGTATAAGATTtctttttctaatatccaccaaatttagTTGTTAATCTCTCCTTTCTTTGCTTTCCTTCTATTTTTCCTAAATAATGGAAAGTTATTTCGTATTATAAATAAGTGTTAAGTTTAGTACAATAAAACCCCAGGGAAGTTTCGATTACTGCATCTGTTGGAGTACACATTCTTTTGATTGATGAATTTACTTGTTGTGAATTCTTCTCATTTGTGAATTTGTGCTCGAGCTTGAAATTAAATAGGAGGAAATATAAAAAAAgaaagagagaaaagaaaaggaaaaaaataaataaataaggggAAAGCCCAGCTTCTCTGCCATCCCAGCCTGCTCGACCTCCCCGGCCCACGCCCTCCCCCCCTCGCCCCGGCCTAACCCTCCCCTGCCGACCGAGCAGCCCGCGTCCCCGTCTCGGGCTCTCGGCCCACCCAACTATGCCCCCCTGCGCGTAACCCCCGCAGCCCAGCAAGCATGCCCCAGGCCTGCCCCGTGTGCCCCCGCCAGCGCTACACCTGTCCGCGCGCATACACGCCCCGTGAGCCACCAACTGCAGTCGGTCACCCTGTTCATCTTCCCCATAGAGTCGGAACCGCCTGGCCCCACGTCCCCACTCCTCTACGCAGTTCAACCCTGCCTCTCCTCCTCTTCCCCCACACGTAGCAGCAGACGAGCAGGAGCCTGCGCCCGGAGTTGCGCCCGCGTCGAGCTCGTCCTGCCGCCTCGCCATCGTCGTGTGTGTTCTCCCTCGCCGTCCTTTCTTCCGACAAGGCCTTTTCTGATTGTGATATATTTCCAAGCTTCaaagaatcgacggtcaagctccgACGACCAAGTGAACAAGCTCCTCGAGTTGTACAAGGTTGAAGatcagcatctgtttggtgaagacaAGTGTTCTCTGACCTATTTATGTTCACATGATAATTCATTTTCCCGCATTATATAATtgaaacataaggattgactagctttctatttaccttgtactTGATTAATTTTGAATCAttttggttagctttatgctagcgctctaatttaatcaatgaacatgatgagatataaTGTTTTACattctgattatgattatgagCTTGTCATACTAAAGGAGACGCGTGTTGTTTTCCGAGTacttctctgtaaggacctgttcgttggatgatcaCCCGAAAAACAGTGCAGCTATGAGGGTGTTATGAGACgctcttagctgattaattaaccTTCTAAATTGGTCTGTCAATCAATCAACCTACAAAGCTGGAGGACTGTCGACGACAAACATGACACATAAACAGTGGCGGAGGACGAAAAAAATAGGTATGGCTCGTGCTTGTGGTAATGAAACACCGCAAGAGTTTTCTCAAGCATTAGCTTGTAGAAGAAAGGAAGTCACGAAGAATAAGAAGTGCAGGTACCTCGTAGTCGTCGGGCTCCTCGGGAGTTGTCGGCGGCGGAGATGAGGAAGAGCCGAAGAGGTGGAGGAGGCGCAGCACACGCGGAGGCCGTGGCGACATCGCTGAGAGAGCGAAAGCGGAACCTCAGCAGACGGTGGTCCCGCCGGCGGACGGCAGCGGAGGATGAGAAGGAAGGGGAGGCTGCCGCCCGGGCGCCGGCGAGCAAGCAACAGGAGAGCGCCATTGCTGCTTACAGTAGAAATTGGGGGCCGCTTTCATTCGAATAGGAATAGTCGGACGGACCTGCTCGGCGGACGGCGAAGCCGGAAGGCACAGCGGCTCGGCCTCGGCGGACGGAGCACGGAGGGACAGGCCCGCGGCCCGCAGGCGGACAGCAGCTCGGCGCCTCGGCGGACGGAGGCACAGGGGCGGAGCCGCGGAGGGACAGAGAGAGGCCCCAGCCGGACAGGCGGACAGCGGCTCGGCGTCGAGCCGTCGGCGGACGGGGACATCGGCGGACGGCCGGACGGGGACAGCGGCGGCGGCTAACGGAGGAAGGCTGGCCGCTGGTGGAAGGCACTAGCAGTCTGGCACTGTGGCACAACGGCGGGCGGCGGCTGGCCGAGAATCGTGAGGGGCTGAGGGTTAGCGGCGGCTGACCAAGCTGGGCGCGTGGGCCGGCGGACGGAGCTGCTAATCTGTTTTTTTTGGTATGGCTTGGGCCATAATAAGCCATAATGGGCCCTCCGCCCCTGCACATAAATGAAGTAGTAGTCTAGGTTTCCCTCCGAGCGTCAAGCCAGCTATGGCCATGTTCTTGATCTTGCATGCAACAGAGGCAACAAGGGAACCAAATCCAGCCACGCACATAGCAGAGCATTTCCGTCCACCATCTGCTTCAAAATACTAACTTGTCTTCTTCTTTTTTGTTCCTAGTATGTAGGTTCATGTTGCTGTCACTGTATATGTTGCCTTGTGAGACATGGATTGGTGGCCGGGGTCTAAAATAAGATGCTGTCATGCTGATGGTCACAGGTTGGCGACCATGGCCACCAAGTCTTGGCCGTCCAGTTAAACAAAGGCTACCCTGGTTGAAGTTTGGTGCCCATGCTGATACGGTACATTGAGAGCTTTGTCCAGGCTCCATCCGAGTGCTGGTCTGCCGCTGCATGCAAACAGCTATCAGGGATGTACCTGAGCTCTCAACTACCATGGTGGCCACGGAGATGATGAGCATTGAGCAAAGATCGATCACCATCACGGTCGCCCTTGGCGGTACGGCAGGGAGCGAGCACGAAACCAGGAGGGCCGGGGTCAATCAAAACCCTTGCCCGAACGAAAAAAAATTCTATAGATACCGGATGTAAATACTATCTTTTACAGTCCCTCTACCTCTCACATCCACTACTTGGAGCCCTATAAAGACAGATCAAAATTTACAAAATAATTCTTTATTAATTtgtttttcttctatttatataTAACAGCAGCTGGTGTAAGTGAGGGACTGTAAAATAGAATCTTTACATCCTAGGTGTAAAGAATTTTTTTCCTACACGGGCCAGGGCAGAGCGAGCGACACGGCTGGAGCGTATGCGTATCGTAGCCTCGTAGGTGTCGTCGACACGACACGGGCTCGGACGTCGTCCATCTATATATCTTCTTCCATTCCCGGCCCAGCCGCCGCCGGCCACAGTGGAGGACTGGTGGGTGAGCGAGTGAGCTGGCTAGTATGGACTTCACCAGGGAAGTCGTTGTCCCGGCGGCGCTGTCCGAGATCCTCGGCCGGATCTTCGCCTTCCTCTTCGACAGCTTGCCCCGGCCCTCGCGGGGCGCCCGGGAGCTGCACCGGCGGCGGCTGGAGCGGCTGCTGGGCAATATCGCCAGCATGGTCGAGGAGGCCGAGGGCCGCCACATCACCAACCAGCAGCTGCTCTCCCACCTCAAGGCGCTCACCGCGGGGATGTACCGCGGCCGCTTCACGCTCGAGGTGACGGACCTCGACGACGTCGTCAGCAGGaacggcgacggcgacgacgaggaCGCGGGTGACGGCGACGCCACGACTGCCGCCGCCAGTAGTGCAGGCAAGAGGTCGTTCGCGCTCTGCCGGTCGTTCAGCAGGGCGAAGCGTTCCCGCGTGACGGGCCTGATCGCGGGCGGCGACGGGGGCACCGAGAGGCTGGTCGCCGTGGCCGAGGAGCTGGAGGGCCTGACGCGCGACTACATGCGCGAGTTCATCCTGCTGGTGCAGGGGTACCCGCGGAAGGTGCACCGGCCGGTGCGCACGACGCTGTACATGGACCGCTGCGTATTCGGCCGCCACGTCGAGAAGGAGCGCGTGGTGGACTTCCTGCTGCAGCACGCGCCCAGCGGGCGGGCGCCGTACCTGAGCGCGCTCGCCGTGGTGGGCGCCAAGAAGGTGGGCAAGACGACGCTGGTGAAGCACGCGTGCGACGACGAGCGCGTGCGCGGCCACTTCGTGCGCATCGAGTGGTTCGAGACGCCCGACGTGGTGCGGGCGGGGGGCCTGCCGGGGCAGTACCTGTGGGAGAGCGGCGGGCCGGAGTACCTCGCCGGCGTGCGCCACATCCTCAGCGAGCCGCGGTTCGCGAACGCGGCGGGGCCGTCGCTGCTCGTGTTCGAGGACGCCTGGCCCATGGACGAGTCGGCGTGggccgcgctggcgtcgtccccgACCCCGCTCGGCGACGGGAGCAAGCTCCTGCTCACGTGCCGCGACGCCGACCTCGCCCGGCTCGGCACGGCGGACCCCGTGGTGCTGCACAGGCTGCAGCGGGAGGAGTACTGGTACTACTTCAAAGCGTTCGCCTTCGGCGGCGCCGACCCGCGGGACCACCCGCGGGTCGCGGCGGTGGCGCGGGAGATCTCCGAGCACCTGGAGCGCACGTTCCTCGACGCGCGGGTGCTCGGCACGCTGCTCAGGGCCAACTTCGACGCCCGGTTCTGGCGGAGGGTGCTCGCCGCCATCGTCAGCTGCGAGCGCCGGCCCATGCACGTTGGAGTGCTGCTCGAGCTACTGCCCGTGCGCGGCAGGCTGCAGTCGTATGGGTACTGCCGGAGCCCGCCAAAGTTCACCGTGCAGGACGTGCTCACCGCGCGACCGAGTGGTCGTGACGGTGGCTCAGGCTCGGGCTCGGAGGAAGGCTTCACTGTCCATCTCTGCAAGGAGACGCTGTACATGGATCACTGGTATAGCATCACCTTCAAGAACGATGGTGAGGCGACGCCGCCCGTCGTGACGACCTAGTTTGGTTGTTATAGGCCGGTGCAACGCTTTTGTACGGTTTTTTCTCACCTTTTTTTTTGCTGTGTTCGATCGACACGATGGTTGTATCGTGCGTTTCCACGTAAACTGCCCACATATTCAGAACAGCAACTACGACCATATGTATTGTCCAATTTCATGTTCGTGGTCCTTCGCACGATTCGACCGCGGCGAAGGAGAGATCGCGTCCACTTTTTTCTCCTCCTATTTTTCTTTCCTTTTACGGATACGAATTATTTTTTCTGTCTGTAAAAACTATGGAGCAAGGAATCACAAAATTGTCCTTGTTTGGGTGCAAAGGGGTGTTTGAAAACAAATTATTTCTGGAGTTTTGAGGCAAATCATGGCAGTGGCGGATTTAAAGCTAGGATGGTCTAATCTTATGAAAatcaaaataaatagataaatttACATTTTAAATCCTACAGAGGGTTTACATTTTAAATAATGGCAGTGGCAGATTTACATTTTAAGAATCAAAAGAAATAAATAATTCAAAAAAACTATATACTTTAGTAGGATCAAAATCAGAGGGTGTACCGGGGCACCCTGTCCACCCTCTGGATATGCCACTGAATCATGGTATTGGAGAATACCATGGTATTTTCTGTTAAGAGGTGTTTGGCTACATTATAAAAAAAATCGGTTTTGAATACACCGTCTACTCCCGGACCGGCAGTACCTACTTCTGGCGGCCCTTTAGGAACATAGATCATCTCCACAAACCAACACagatcttttgtgcacactttgtccacactcatgtgcacccgagaaaacttttcGGTCGGTCACTCATCCTAAGATTGCTCTGGACCAGACATGCTTAAATCCAGAGGTTATTTTGAGATAGACTTTCAAAAAAGAAAATgtaccttgttggtatgagtattATATCAATCCTATTAATTCTTGTGCCAAGATATCACATTTCTAGAGGTTGCAAAATTGGACCTCTTTTTTGAATCGAATATACTGTTTTCCCATACTCAATTAACAACTACTAATGGCTTGTTTGGGAGTAAGACGATTATAGAGGATGGAGGGGGCCAAAATCTTTTACTAATCAGTTTTAAATAGTAAGATATTTTAACCcctcaatcaccttctcccaaacaAACCCTAAATATGTTAATTCATGACTGAAAAGACATCAATGTCCTTTGCAAGATTATCCATATTTTGTATTTGTTATTGTAGAAATGAGCCCATTTTCACAATCCACGGATTTGTTCCTTTTCTTTTAAAAACAGATTTCTCCATACTTTTAAAATAAATTGTTTGAATTCAAATGTGGACAAAATTATGAAATAATTTCCTACATTATTGTGTTTTGACAACATTTTTACACACAATCACAACCCCACAATAAATTTAGCGACAAGTTTACAACACTTGCATATACTAACCGAATTTGACATGGATACATCTAAGTCCATTCAAATATACAAACAACTGCGACCTCATGCATCAAGTCCATAAAAAGATGCAAACATATGTGGCCTTGGATATTATGATCCCATCTCACTTCTATATTTCAGTCACTATCATCACAAAACTCATCCATTGTTTTAGGGTAGTGAGGGTTGTCACAttcattgtcggcgtttcgaccccggggggtccctggtccgacgagtaaattgtcgctgcgtgtcccagcctagatgggtcggcgcgagacggaacacaagggggagaacagtaaggggaaacctcagcctcgtgttgtcctgcgcccagggcggatgcgcttgcagtagggggttacaagcgttcgcgagggagggagggagagagagagcctgtgtgtcagcccgttctcccgcgctgccaccttctcgtacgagagccctggaccttccttttatagatgtaaggagagggcctaggtgtacaatggggggtgtagcaatgtgctaacgtgtctagcaaaggggagccagagccctatgtacatgccgtcgtggctgtcggagaggtgttgctgccttgttcatgtgatgtcgtggccgtcagaggagcgcttgagccctgtaggagcacagttgtcggagctgtcgggtccttgctgacgtctccctgctttcgtaaggggttgagaaccgccgtcgtcatggagcacgcggggtgccatcgttacctgttttaccggggcgagccagatgggacgccggtcttgttccccgtagcctgagctagctaggggtagggtaatgatgggcccccctgtgacgtggtcggtctgagcccgaggtcgggcgaggtggtgactcctccgaggtcgaggctgagtccgagccctggggtcgggcgaggcggagaccgtcttccggagtcgaggttgagtccgagccctggggtcgggcgaggcggagaccgtcttccgaggtcgaggtggagtccgagccctggggtcgggcgaggcggagaccgtcttccgaagtcggggttgagtccgagccctggggtcgggcgaggtggagaccgtcttccgaggtcgaggtggagtccgagccctggggtcgggcgaggcggagaccgtcttccggagtcggggttgagtccgagccctagggtcgggcgaggcggagaccgtcttccggagtcgaggtggagtccgagccctggggtcgggcgaggcgtagaccgtcttccggagtcgaggttgagtctgagccctggggtcgggcgaggcggagaccgtcttctaaggccaagacgggggccgagccctggggtcgggcgaggcggagcttcctatggcgcccgaggctggacttagctgctgtcggcctcacttTGGCGagcggcacaacagtcggagcagggcaggcggcgctgttttcctgtcgggtcagtcagtggagcggcgaagtgactgcggtcacttcggccttgtcgactgaggagcgtgcgtcaggataaggtgtcaggcgatccttgcattgaatgctcctgcgatacggtcggttggcgtgacgatctggccaaggttgcttctccgcgaagcccacccgaactgggcctcgggcgagtcgaaggcgcgcccgttgcttgaggagaccctcgggcgaggcgtgaatctgccttggtctactgttcctgcccgaggctgggctcgggcgaggcgagatcgtgtcccttgagtggacggagccttgaccggaatcgcgtccatcaggcctttgcagctttgtgctgatgggggttaccagctgagattaggagtcttgggggtacccctaattatggtccccgacattagcccccgagcctcgaagggagtgttagtactcgcttggaggcttttgttgcacttttttgcaaggggaccggcctttctcggttgcatttcgttccggtgggtgcgcacgagcgcacccgccgggtgtagcccccgaggcctcggaggagtggtttgactccttcgaggtcttaatgcctttcgtgatgcctcgaccggtctggttgttccctcatgcgaactggtcgttgcccgggtgcatagtcaggttccaagttctcgggctggtatgttgacgctgtcaacggtttggccggagccgggtttgcgagagcagcccccgagcctccgcacagagcgagaggacggtcaaggactgactcggcttttttcatatgccccttcgtcgccttttcgcaaggaggaggggggaaagcgccatgttgccctcggagggcgccgaacatggtgtctccagtgaattgctaacgggtgatccgagtggacgcccgtgcctcgttcgataagggtcgactagtggcccagaggcgagctccaaaagtacctgcaggtgatttgccggacccggtcccgtttgattgggtccgagggctcgatgcctccctctgatgggattctgttacagaatctctcatgctggtctcggaaatgtcctagggtacctcgggagcgtagcccgagcctcggccatgtatcggacgtacccagagtcatccctcgctctgcgtgctctgaggcggctgtcgaacccttcggggggccagccttcgaacccctgatcagtagtaggcgcggagcccgagtggcctgaggcggctgtcgaacccttccgaggggccagccttcgaacccctgaccagtagtgggcgcggagcccgagtgctctgaggcggctgtcgaacctttctgaggggccagccttcgaacctctgatcagtaggagggctcggggcccgcttccttcgcggagaaggatccctttcggagtgtcccccttcccggtccctgtagcaagagagataaAGGGGAAGagggaaaggatacgaaattgaacgatgtggcgcaccttttttgacgcggtcatcatggcggaggtgaagcgtcgcccgcttcgcctgccaaaggtgtcgcctgccctgccgcagagttaatgcgacgggatgagtggttcgcggggcagccgttgtgcgtgtgcgagccgttcgaggaacgggacacgggcgcatcgtcttcacgccgtgggagagggctctctcgctgtcccaggagggaacgtgagcctgcagacgatttgactgctgcttccgcccgcctgccgccgccattactgccggcccacttttggccataacgaccgtcgcgccttctcccgcggcggactgacccgtgaccgatgtgctcggttggcactgttgggccatgcgcagggttgcctcgagtcgcggcaccggtttcgcagtcgagaaggcgcggtactggcgcaagtggcggtgcagtttctcgcacatagtaatcggcgcgccggttacatgacgtgtggcctgggtctccatgctggacgcgtcgaagtcgaaagggtgcgctcccttggtgtggttgcatgccgcctgcatggcggtccgcccttttacTCGCTGGTctggggcgaaagtggaggagtgcttgtaaccgctgggcagttacgcgctccgcgcgcggcggtttggctccttctgtcctgggccagcttgcatgacgcgtgggacccagcccccgtgtcatagggggaggaccttggagcgtgttggtgaagactcagtccgcgacggctgaggacacaagtggggagagtcgcctttaaaaagggggcgacCCCCTTAGATGGcaaccatgccttcgcactcccctcatgcattgcgcctttccaccttccgagcccccggatggggagtgcccgcgttgctttcgtcttgctgctgttggaggagcgcagcttcgcggaagttggtacctttcagccatcgctcggcttcaaggattttcatcaagcagcccggctgcatcccctcgccgatggtcacccaagacggtgaccaccagcttgatggtggggagaagcaagccgggctgcgacctctgccccgccctcagcttcaaggatcttcatcatccttgttggggcggagggcgagctgagccggggcctgccttcgcgtgagCCGGCGTCCCACTTCTTCCTctagcttctgggggtggaaaccatcctccagctctgcggaggaggcgccctccagccatgccggggaaggcgaactgttgttgcccagccagggtgcaacatttcgtcctttgtccgggcgacagtggccagccgcaccggggggtctcccaacacgtcgtacgccgcgagggcggcactcgtgttctgggacggtcccattctcgctttcgtggcgaggacaggagtgaggacctgccggtgcgctttggggcggccggcgcccgctggtgcggtgttggtgggcaggtggacgccgccgtcggtgctgaggtggtgccag is a genomic window of Zea mays cultivar B73 chromosome 5, Zm-B73-REFERENCE-NAM-5.0, whole genome shotgun sequence containing:
- the LOC103644684 gene encoding disease resistance protein RGA2, whose product is MDFTREVVVPAALSEILGRIFAFLFDSLPRPSRGARELHRRRLERLLGNIASMVEEAEGRHITNQQLLSHLKALTAGMYRGRFTLEVTDLDDVVSRNGDGDDEDAGDGDATTAAASSAGKRSFALCRSFSRAKRSRVTGLIAGGDGGTERLVAVAEELEGLTRDYMREFILLVQGYPRKVHRPVRTTLYMDRCVFGRHVEKERVVDFLLQHAPSGRAPYLSALAVVGAKKVGKTTLVKHACDDERVRGHFVRIEWFETPDVVRAGGLPGQYLWESGGPEYLAGVRHILSEPRFANAAGPSLLVFEDAWPMDESAWAALASSPTPLGDGSKLLLTCRDADLARLGTADPVVLHRLQREEYWYYFKAFAFGGADPRDHPRVAAVAREISEHLERTFLDARVLGTLLRANFDARFWRRVLAAIVSCERRPMHVGVLLELLPVRGRLQSYGYCRSPPKFTVQDVLTARPSGRDGGSGSGSEEGFTVHLCKETLYMDHWYSITFKNDGEATPPVVTT